The following nucleotide sequence is from Trifolium pratense cultivar HEN17-A07 linkage group LG2, ARS_RC_1.1, whole genome shotgun sequence.
GGAAGAACTAGCTTCTTGCTGTGAATTTCTATTGTTTGAATTGCTATGACCACCTCTCCCTTTATTGTTCCACTTtcccttatttttcttttctttgttaggTTGAGCTTGTAATGCAACTTCTGCTTTTGTCTTGCCTGCAGCTCTTTCATTCATTCTCTGTTCATGAGATTCCAATTGGTTGCAATTCCTCTTTTGACATGCTTGCTAGATCTTTGTTCTGCTCTATTGCAGCCACCAAATAATCAAACTTTGGTGCTAAAGATCTCAGTATCTTTGAGACAACAGACCTAGCAGTAATCACTTCACCACAATTCTTGATTTGATTCACAAGTTTTGTGACTATTGTGAAGAAATCAGAGATAGTTTCACTATCTTCCATTTGAATTAACTCATATTGTCTTTTGTAAGTTTGAAGTCTAACCTCTTTCACTTTCTCTGCACCACCAAATGATTGAGCAAGAATGTCCCATGCTTCTTTTGAAGATTCACAATCTCCAACCTTCTCAAAATTATCTGTATCTACACACTGATGTATTATGAACAAGGCTTTGTAATCtctcttttttgtttctttatgaGTCTCCTTCTCTTCATCTGTGGCACGAGCTCCAATTGTTGGCATACCCACAGTTACAAGATTCCACATATCTTGAGAGCAGAACACTACCTTCATCTGCTTGCACCAGTTATCATAGTTTTTGCTGGTCAGAATTGGAAGATTCATTGGAAAGTGACCATTTGGATGATTCATCATGAATGTTTTGCTTATCTTGAATACACTAATCTTGAACACACTTCAAAAACCACTGCAAGAATCACTTCTTGATCAGAACCAGGAGCTCTGGATACCATATGTTGGAACACAATCTTACTCTatgaatcacacacacacacaaactgGTAGGCTCTGGGCACGCCAATGAGCACAGAAACCAGTAGAACAAAAAACTATGAACTCAGCAAAATGATCAACAATGGAGGAAGGGTTTTGAGAGagaaaggaagaagatgaattaCACTTTAGGGAAAGTTTGTTCTCTTTATTCACAACAAAAAACTGAAAACTTTACAATAG
It contains:
- the LOC123904237 gene encoding uncharacterized protein LOC123904237; amino-acid sequence: MNHPNGHFPMNLPILTSKNYDNWCKQMKVVFCSQDMWNLVTVGMPTIGARATDEEKETHKETKKRDYKALFIIHQCVDTDNFEKVGDCESSKEAWDILAQSFGGAEKVKEVRLQTYKRQYELIQMEDSETISDFFTIVTKLVNQIKNCGEVITARSVVSKILRSLAPKFDYLVAAIEQNKDLASMSKEELQPIGIS